ATTATTGTGATGTGAGCTTACCTTTGATTAAATCAGACATAACGATTGAGGGAGGGGCTTGGATTTGTGCGGAAGCTTTTGTGGGGCCTGGCGTTACCGTTGGAGAAGGCTCCGTGTTAGCAGCACGTGGTGTTGCAGTTAAAGACCTGGAATCATGGTCCGTTTACGGTGGGAATCCTGCCAAGTTGATTAAGGAAAGAGTCCTGAACGAATCTAATTCAATAGTATGAGTATATCGGTATTAATCTTGACCTATAACGAAGAGCTAAATCTGCCCGGTTGCCTAGAATCTTTATCTTTCTGTGATGATATTGTTGTTCTGGACTCCCATAGTTCTGACGACACGGTTGCTATTGCAAAACACGCGGGGGCAACTGTCCTAAGTAGAAAATTTGATAACTACGCGGCACAACGGAACTTTGGCTTAGCATATGATTTCAAACATGACTGGATTCTTATGCTTGATGCTGATGAGCGAGTCACTGATGACCTTGTTCGAGAGATGTTGGACGAGGTGAATTCAGTGAACAATCCTGTGAGTCTTTACCGTATGCGCCGGAAGGACATGTTTATGGACAGATGGCTCAAGAGGTCTAGTGGTTATCCAACATGGTTTGGACGCTTGTTTAAAAAGGGAGAGGTTAGAGTCGAAAGAGAGATCAACGAAGAATACTATACAGACGGTGAGATTGGTCTACTGGACGGGCACTTAATTCATTATCCTTTCAATAAAGGGATCGAGTATTGGTTTGAGCGTCACAATAAATACTCCTCCATGGAGGCCGTCAAGTTGGCGAATGAGCAGCAAGGTTCAGTGAATTGGTCAGACTTTCTCAATACTGATCCTATGCTGAGGCGGAAGGCTTTTAAGGCCGTTGCTTACCGCATGCCGTTCAGACCACTATTAACGTTCTTTTTCCTATATGTAGTAAAATTCGGATTCTTGGACGGTAAGGCCGGATTTCATTATAGTGTCATGCGCTCCGTCTATGAATATATGATCAGTCTCAAAATGAGAGAGGATCAAGCTGTGACACAAGACCAATCGTCGTAGATGTAATCCGTTGGTATTGGCTGATTTAGGTTGCTCAGTGTGACTGAACTAGCTGAGTAGGTTGCTGTGGGCGAGATAAGTACTCTTTTATTACCGATTGCGTAGAACATGAGCACTTAACTTCCTGACCCTTCTAAAAGGTGGATACTTCATTTTGCTTAAGACATGGCACCAGCTTTCAGAGAATTACGTGATAAGTGGGCGTCAAAATGGTGGACGTGCTTATTTTTAGCTTCCGTCGTCTTTTTTGTGCTGCTGATTGTGCTGGCATCTTGGGCTCCCCATTCCCAGATGAGTAAACTGGCCTGGATGCCTGGCTGGATCGCAAAGCTAGCCGATCGTGAACCGAACATCCGCACGGCGGTTCCTTTCATGCCATTGGCTGGCCTTCTCTTTATGGCGCTATCCACCATACAGATTCAACGTCCGCTGCGTATCACTCTGACGATTTGCGGATTTATTCTTTGCGTAACCGAGTTTGGGCAGGCCTTTCTGCCGCAGCGCACGGTTGATTGGAAAGATTTACTGTGGGGGACAGTGGGTATCTTGTTAGGCACTGCTGGAGCGAAGATACTCATATATTGGCGTAAAAAATACTCGGCTTGTTGACTCATTTTTGGACCTGCTTTTCTATTGCTACGCAGTCACAGAGCTCGAATCTGGCTAATCTAGCGAATCTTTTTCTTGGGTTCGTAGTGCGTTTAGAACCAGCGATTCCATGTTCCAGTAGCACACACCAAATACACAATCTTAAATTTTTATGAAACGAATACTTGTCTCCGGTTGCTACGACATCATCCACGCCGGCCACCTCCAATTTTTTGAAGAAGCCCGCTCGTTGGGCGATCACCTCACCGTCAGTTTTGCCTCCGAGGATGTACTCTGGCATCACAAACAACGCAGGTCGTCGATCCCGGACGAACATAAAAAAGCCGTGCTTGAGGGCCTGAGAATGGTTGATGAAGTGATCATCGGCACTGACCACGACCTCGGTCTCGATTTCAAAAGCTACTTTCTCGAAGCCAAGCCTGACATCCTCGCCGTCACCGAGGACGATCAATACGAGGCGATCAAACGCGACCTCTGTGATCAAGTCGGCTGCACCTACC
This sequence is a window from Oceaniferula flava. Protein-coding genes within it:
- a CDS encoding glycosyltransferase family 2 protein; translation: MTYNEELNLPGCLESLSFCDDIVVLDSHSSDDTVAIAKHAGATVLSRKFDNYAAQRNFGLAYDFKHDWILMLDADERVTDDLVREMLDEVNSVNNPVSLYRMRRKDMFMDRWLKRSSGYPTWFGRLFKKGEVRVEREINEEYYTDGEIGLLDGHLIHYPFNKGIEYWFERHNKYSSMEAVKLANEQQGSVNWSDFLNTDPMLRRKAFKAVAYRMPFRPLLTFFFLYVVKFGFLDGKAGFHYSVMRSVYEYMISLKMREDQAVTQDQSS
- a CDS encoding adenylyltransferase/cytidyltransferase family protein; amino-acid sequence: MKRILVSGCYDIIHAGHLQFFEEARSLGDHLTVSFASEDVLWHHKQRRSSIPDEHKKAVLEGLRMVDEVIIGTDHDLGLDFKSYFLEAKPDILAVTEDDQYEAIKRDLCDQVGCTYRVLPKTPPKFDPVSTSGIVKWVKAPTESPLRVDFAGGWLDVPRHAREGAFIVNCAISPLVSLRNWTYEKRSGLGGSGAWALLNGEDGVDSELDLGVG
- a CDS encoding VanZ family protein, coding for MAPAFRELRDKWASKWWTCLFLASVVFFVLLIVLASWAPHSQMSKLAWMPGWIAKLADREPNIRTAVPFMPLAGLLFMALSTIQIQRPLRITLTICGFILCVTEFGQAFLPQRTVDWKDLLWGTVGILLGTAGAKILIYWRKKYSAC